In the Campylobacter sp. RM6914 genome, one interval contains:
- the fliL gene encoding flagellar basal body-associated protein FliL, with translation MADEIEEGKSKKGGSKSVLIVIIVAIFVLLLIVGALVAFLLLGDDDTAQANAAMQQPQQQQVAQFTPASQSNKRTVNYANMGPIYPLDQFIVNLLSENGSRFLKTKIDMEQSAETLTPELDKKKALLRDIIIVTLSSKTYEEVSTSKGKDKLKDEIVGKLNEVISDGYIKNIYFTDFVVQ, from the coding sequence ATGGCGGACGAGATAGAAGAAGGAAAGTCTAAGAAGGGTGGCTCAAAAAGTGTGCTTATTGTCATTATCGTGGCGATATTTGTATTATTGCTTATAGTTGGTGCTTTGGTGGCGTTTTTGCTTCTAGGAGATGATGATACGGCACAGGCAAATGCTGCTATGCAACAACCTCAACAGCAACAAGTAGCGCAGTTTACCCCGGCTTCTCAGTCTAACAAGCGCACTGTAAATTATGCAAATATGGGTCCGATATACCCTCTTGATCAATTTATAGTAAACCTTCTAAGTGAAAACGGCTCACGTTTCTTAAAGACTAAAATTGACATGGAACAAAGTGCTGAGACTTTAACACCTGAACTTGATAAGAAAAAGGCGCTACTTCGTGATATTATCATAGTTACCTTGTCTTCAAAAACTTACGAAGAAGTAAGCACCTCAAAAGGTAAAGACAAACTTAAAGATGAGATAGTCGGCAAGTTAAACGAAGTTATTAGCGATGGATATATTAAAAATATCTATTTTACTGATTTCGTGGTGCAATGA
- the acpS gene encoding holo-ACP synthase — MIGIDIVAIDRIARLKARYNETFLARFLSPSEIALVKSDATAAGFWAAKEAASKALGVGISAECSFFDIIVEKDAKNAPILKFTPKIYEKFNIKNASLSIAHDGGFAIAAVMLERF, encoded by the coding sequence ATGATCGGTATAGACATAGTTGCTATAGATAGGATAGCTAGGCTAAAAGCGCGCTATAATGAGACATTTTTGGCGCGTTTTTTATCTCCTAGCGAGATAGCCCTTGTTAAGTCAGACGCAACGGCTGCTGGTTTTTGGGCGGCAAAAGAGGCTGCTAGCAAGGCTCTTGGCGTCGGTATAAGTGCTGAGTGCAGTTTTTTTGACATTATCGTTGAAAAAGATGCGAAAAATGCACCTATTTTAAAATTTACACCTAAAATTTATGAGAAATTTAATATAAAAAATGCCAGTTTAAGCATAGCTCACGATGGAGGATTTGCCATTGCAGCAGTTATGCTGGAGCGTTTTTAG
- a CDS encoding DUF748 domain-containing protein — translation MKNFYHKYKKSCIVITSFSLIVLFYTLFGFFGIPWLITDIAPKFIADKNATLEIKEAKFHPYKFELNATKVSLKTYNDLFRADSIDASLNFKNIFSRNVNVDVFRLTNPFINITRDRELGFNFEPLVASKTSEDNASNQADNESFFNFTLNLFEIINGGAQYADMSLKEPFVVSFNDLSYTINDINLKEYSAGKHDLDTSSSLFETFDWSGGVSLNPLKIYGDVKFSGLKMNKIWQSYINQPDINITKGTLDAKLNYELSLDNGVNINVNKAKLQANEFEVLNLDGNISFDKFSLDDISLNGDFVKTSVVDVKIGKTSLDKISFKNAEIAMSSDKIYIDDMLIRARDDFKSITTRLPKFGLSDIKFKGYDTELSQSVFEFNELNTLVFLKDSDAKIVADLKNFNSQTSVIKVAGEKLLNIDSLNANELKFDNERLALGSFDAKKSDLFSRDKVFGGLDKLSLEDISFNLKENILDVKNIKVLELFYNDEISKNGAKAINNLAILKKTSAKQTDKKAATANNDSKKQFVANVKNIEIINAKSNITQGFLPSVLTHEIVLKNAKIGGFSSDLSKPFDINASITSGEKVDINLKGNARLEPLKSDLNIKLNSKLKELNKISKHYINGFIAGGNLSVDANVKFDKSYQINSHVNLDDILINDSNNLQIINLKNAKIKNINLNENGVKIDGVTINSPHLRAHVDDNKSLNLALLAKVNSQNEAKKELKSKSADKFGVQIQDVALNDMSVDFSDASLVLPFLFKIKNLNAKVDNIRKNTISEITSSGTIGKGGSANVQMRINALEPKKFSDISLKFKDVELNEVTPYSATFVGRKIEGGVLDLSLVYNIEDSQMKGDNGIRIDTIKLGESVESPSAVSLPLQLAISVLQDSNNVIKLNLPVGGDLENPEFSYGGIVLQTIMQIFTDVVTSPFRLLGNMLGVENADELASIDFTAGSDEMMKSQMKKIDEFKKITDAKKDINLIIAPSYDEEVDRYAVQKRLFDRDVMIASSKTNGTQDEVIRQMAARQFKNQPTNAYEALVRARKIDEDTLDKLAKNRAQKLKQAMIDVGISADQIVVLEKIQAVKAQMDLYVPIPMGVENK, via the coding sequence TTGAAAAATTTCTATCACAAATATAAAAAATCTTGCATCGTCATAACTTCATTTAGCTTAATTGTTTTGTTTTATACTTTATTTGGATTTTTCGGTATTCCTTGGCTTATAACGGATATCGCACCAAAATTTATAGCCGATAAAAATGCGACTTTGGAGATCAAAGAGGCTAAATTTCATCCATATAAATTTGAACTAAACGCAACTAAAGTAAGTCTAAAAACATACAATGATCTTTTTAGAGCAGACAGTATCGATGCGAGTTTAAATTTCAAGAATATTTTTTCAAGAAATGTAAATGTTGATGTCTTTCGCTTAACAAATCCATTTATAAATATTACGCGAGATAGGGAGCTTGGTTTTAACTTTGAGCCTTTGGTTGCAAGTAAAACAAGTGAAGATAATGCAAGCAATCAGGCAGATAACGAGAGTTTTTTTAACTTTACGTTAAATTTGTTTGAGATTATAAACGGCGGCGCTCAATATGCCGACATGAGTTTAAAAGAGCCATTTGTGGTCTCTTTTAATGATCTAAGCTATACTATAAATGATATAAATTTAAAAGAGTATAGCGCAGGAAAGCACGATCTTGATACAAGCTCAAGCTTGTTTGAGACGTTTGATTGGAGTGGCGGAGTTAGTTTAAATCCTTTAAAAATATATGGCGATGTTAAATTTAGTGGACTAAAAATGAACAAAATATGGCAAAGCTACATAAATCAGCCTGATATAAATATAACAAAAGGCACGCTTGATGCAAAGCTAAACTACGAGCTAAGCCTAGATAATGGTGTGAATATAAATGTAAATAAGGCAAAACTTCAAGCAAATGAATTTGAAGTGCTAAATTTGGATGGTAACATTTCATTTGATAAATTTAGTTTAGATGATATCTCTTTAAACGGAGACTTTGTTAAGACAAGTGTTGTAGATGTAAAAATCGGCAAAACTTCGCTGGATAAAATTAGCTTTAAAAACGCAGAGATAGCCATGAGTAGTGATAAAATTTATATAGACGATATGCTCATAAGGGCTAGAGATGATTTTAAAAGTATCACTACAAGGTTGCCAAAATTTGGCTTAAGCGACATTAAATTTAAAGGTTATGACACGGAGTTATCACAGTCTGTCTTTGAATTTAACGAGCTAAACACTTTAGTGTTTTTAAAAGATAGTGACGCAAAGATTGTCGCGGATCTTAAAAATTTTAACTCACAAACTAGTGTCATAAAAGTAGCGGGAGAAAAACTACTTAATATTGATAGTCTAAATGCAAATGAGCTTAAATTTGATAATGAAAGACTTGCACTTGGCTCTTTTGACGCCAAAAAAAGCGATCTGTTTTCAAGAGATAAAGTATTTGGCGGACTTGACAAACTTAGTCTTGAAGATATAAGTTTTAATCTTAAAGAAAACATACTTGATGTAAAAAACATAAAAGTGCTTGAGCTATTTTACAACGATGAGATAAGCAAAAACGGTGCAAAAGCAATAAATAATCTTGCTATTTTAAAGAAAACTTCCGCAAAACAGACCGATAAAAAAGCGGCAACAGCAAATAACGATAGCAAAAAACAGTTTGTCGCAAATGTCAAAAATATCGAGATCATAAATGCAAAGTCAAACATCACGCAAGGCTTTCTTCCTTCTGTTCTAACTCATGAGATAGTTCTTAAAAATGCCAAAATAGGCGGCTTTTCAAGCGATCTTTCAAAACCGTTTGATATAAATGCAAGCATTACAAGTGGTGAAAAAGTTGATATAAATTTAAAAGGCAACGCAAGGCTTGAGCCGCTAAAATCAGATCTAAACATAAAGCTTAACAGCAAACTAAAAGAGTTAAATAAGATCTCAAAACACTACATTAACGGCTTTATCGCAGGTGGCAATCTAAGTGTTGATGCAAATGTTAAATTTGATAAAAGCTATCAGATAAATTCACATGTAAATTTGGACGATATTCTTATAAACGATAGTAATAACTTGCAAATTATAAATTTAAAAAATGCAAAAATAAAAAATATAAATTTAAATGAAAATGGAGTAAAGATAGACGGCGTGACGATAAACAGCCCACATCTTCGTGCTCATGTTGATGATAACAAAAGCTTAAATTTAGCGCTTTTGGCAAAAGTTAACAGCCAAAACGAAGCAAAAAAAGAACTTAAAAGTAAAAGTGCCGATAAATTTGGGGTGCAGATACAAGATGTTGCCTTGAATGACATGAGTGTTGATTTTAGCGATGCTAGCCTGGTTTTACCGTTTTTGTTTAAGATAAAAAATTTAAATGCAAAAGTTGACAACATAAGGAAAAACACCATCTCAGAGATAACATCTAGCGGAACTATAGGTAAAGGAGGTAGCGCAAATGTCCAAATGAGGATAAACGCGCTAGAGCCTAAAAAATTTAGCGATATTAGCTTGAAATTTAAAGATGTCGAGCTAAACGAAGTAACTCCATATAGCGCGACCTTTGTTGGACGCAAGATAGAGGGTGGGGTGCTTGACTTATCGTTGGTATATAATATCGAAGATTCTCAGATGAAAGGCGATAATGGCATACGTATAGACACCATAAAACTTGGAGAAAGTGTGGAGTCACCTAGCGCAGTTAGCTTGCCTTTGCAGCTTGCCATCTCGGTACTTCAAGACTCAAACAACGTAATAAAGCTAAATTTACCTGTCGGAGGTGATCTTGAAAATCCAGAATTTAGTTACGGTGGTATAGTACTGCAAACCATCATGCAGATATTTACAGATGTTGTGACTTCTCCTTTTAGACTTCTTGGGAATATGCTTGGAGTAGAAAATGCTGATGAGCTAGCCAGTATCGATTTTACGGCAGGTAGCGACGAGATGATGAAGTCTCAGATGAAAAAGATAGATGAATTTAAAAAGATAACCGATGCCAAAAAGGATATAAATTTAATCATTGCGCCTTCTTATGATGAAGAAGTGGATAGATACGCAGTCCAAAAGAGGTTGTTTGATAGAGACGTGATGATTGCTTCAAGTAAAACAAATGGTACACAAGACGAAGTCATACGCCAAATGGCCGCCAGACAGTTTAAAAACCAACCGACTAATGCATATGAGGCTTTGGTTAGAGCTAGAAAGATTGATGAAGATACTCTTGATAAGCTAGCCAAAAATAGAGCGCAAAAATTAAAGCAAGCGATGATAGATGTCGGTATATCGGCGGACCAGATAGTGGTTTTAGAAAAGATACAAGCAGTTAAGGCACAAATGGATCTTTATGTGCCGATACCTATGGGTGTAGAAAATAAATAA
- the radA gene encoding DNA repair protein RadA: protein MAKSKTVFECQACGNQQGKWIGKCPNCGAWDSFIELSNTQIKISKELAKFSSSPSKAVSIDKVEIENIKRFSTDDAELDLVLGGGVVEGSLVLIGGSPGIGKSTLLLKISSNLAKNGKKTLYVSGEESASQIKMRAQRLNAVDKNLFLLTEINLETILSEAKKNEYKVLVVDSIQTLYSQNVSSAPGSVSQVREITFELMRLAKEQEICVFIIGHITKDGSIAGPRILEHMVDVVLYFEGDASRELRMLRGFKNRFGSTSEVGIFEMSANGLVCATEIASKFFTRGNAVSGSAITVIMEGSRALSVEIQALVCESAYPKRSSTGYEKNRLDMLLALLERKLEIPLGHYDVFINVSGGVKINETAADLAVVAAIISSFRNRPISKDSIFIGELSLNGEIRDVFNIDERLKEAKRQKFKNAIIPSKPLDTQGIKCFYAKEITQVLEWM from the coding sequence ATGGCTAAAAGTAAAACCGTTTTTGAGTGTCAAGCTTGCGGTAATCAACAAGGAAAATGGATCGGCAAATGCCCAAACTGTGGTGCTTGGGATAGTTTTATCGAGCTTAGCAATACACAGATAAAAATATCAAAAGAGCTGGCTAAATTTTCATCATCTCCAAGCAAGGCAGTTAGTATAGATAAAGTAGAGATCGAAAACATCAAGCGCTTTAGCACAGATGATGCCGAGCTTGACTTAGTGCTTGGAGGAGGTGTAGTAGAAGGTTCATTGGTGCTAATTGGCGGAAGCCCAGGAATAGGCAAATCAACCCTTCTTTTAAAAATTTCTTCAAATTTGGCAAAAAACGGTAAAAAAACACTCTATGTAAGCGGCGAAGAAAGCGCTAGTCAGATCAAAATGAGAGCCCAGAGGTTAAACGCCGTGGATAAAAATTTATTTTTACTTACAGAGATAAATCTTGAAACCATCTTAAGTGAAGCCAAAAAAAACGAATACAAAGTGCTAGTTGTCGACTCTATCCAGACACTTTATAGCCAAAACGTAAGCTCCGCTCCAGGATCAGTTTCGCAAGTTAGAGAGATAACATTTGAACTCATGAGACTGGCTAAAGAGCAAGAAATTTGTGTTTTCATCATCGGTCATATAACAAAAGACGGCTCGATCGCAGGTCCTAGGATACTTGAGCACATGGTTGACGTCGTGCTTTATTTTGAAGGAGACGCCTCAAGAGAGCTAAGAATGCTAAGAGGATTTAAAAACCGTTTTGGTTCAACAAGTGAGGTTGGAATTTTTGAAATGAGCGCCAACGGTCTTGTTTGTGCTACAGAAATTGCAAGTAAATTTTTCACACGGGGCAACGCGGTGTCAGGCTCTGCTATAACCGTCATAATGGAAGGCTCAAGGGCTTTAAGTGTGGAAATTCAAGCCCTAGTATGCGAAAGCGCCTATCCTAAACGTAGCTCCACAGGATATGAGAAAAACCGCCTTGATATGCTTTTGGCTCTGCTTGAACGCAAACTTGAAATTCCACTTGGACATTATGACGTTTTTATCAATGTTTCAGGCGGAGTTAAGATAAATGAAACTGCCGCCGATCTTGCCGTCGTAGCAGCTATCATCTCAAGTTTTAGAAATCGCCCGATAAGCAAAGATAGTATATTTATCGGTGAACTTAGTTTAAACGGCGAAATTCGAGATGTTTTTAACATAGACGAAAGACTAAAAGAGGCAAAAAGACAAAAATTTAAAAATGCGATCATACCTAGTAAACCACTTGATACGCAGGGCATAAAATGCTTTTATGCAAAAGAGATAACACAAGTTTTGGAGTGGATGTGA
- a CDS encoding DMT family transporter yields MNLYLNSKSASLGLIVGCVLFGLGSIIVSTVSLGAYAVAFWRLIIASAIFYTIVKYFNKSLPTNKKAKFYAALSGFFLAYDLALWHESIYAIGPGISTLLNSLQIFWLSFIGCVLYNEKQGALGILSLILATLGVALIAYPELNSNTNAIWGFIAGIGSGGCLAISMLFVKKSQEAQKISIFSLMFILSISGAISLLPVSIIIDSLNFFPKNFKELGLVFIYGAIMQCVAWGLIAYCVPLLSLSLTGLLLLSEPVAALLIDAFLLDKFITKFQWPGAAITMFAIYLGSIKNKKQRLKGRKNG; encoded by the coding sequence ATGAATTTATACTTAAATAGCAAAAGCGCCTCTCTTGGGCTTATCGTCGGTTGTGTTTTGTTCGGACTTGGAAGTATTATCGTTTCAACCGTATCACTTGGGGCTTATGCGGTTGCATTTTGGCGCTTAATTATAGCTTCGGCGATATTTTACACCATAGTAAAATACTTTAATAAAAGTTTACCGACAAACAAAAAAGCTAAATTTTATGCCGCTCTATCAGGGTTTTTCTTAGCTTACGATCTAGCCTTATGGCACGAAAGTATATATGCGATAGGGCCTGGAATTTCCACATTATTAAATAGCTTGCAAATTTTCTGGCTTTCGTTTATAGGATGTGTTTTATATAACGAAAAGCAAGGCGCACTTGGAATTTTAAGTCTTATACTTGCAACACTTGGCGTAGCTCTTATAGCATATCCTGAGCTAAATTCAAACACAAATGCCATCTGGGGATTTATAGCAGGTATCGGCTCTGGTGGCTGTTTGGCGATATCCATGCTTTTTGTAAAAAAATCTCAAGAAGCTCAAAAGATAAGTATCTTTTCGTTGATGTTTATCTTAAGTATCAGCGGTGCCATCTCGCTCCTTCCTGTAAGCATCATCATAGACAGTCTAAATTTCTTTCCAAAAAATTTTAAAGAGCTTGGGCTTGTTTTTATATATGGTGCTATCATGCAATGTGTAGCTTGGGGGCTTATAGCCTACTGTGTACCGCTTTTGTCACTTTCGCTTACAGGTCTTTTATTGTTAAGCGAACCCGTTGCGGCACTTTTGATAGATGCGTTTTTGTTAGATAAATTTATAACAAAATTTCAGTGGCCAGGAGCGGCGATAACAATGTTTGCCATATATCTTGGCTCTATAAAAAATAAAAAACAACGGCTTAAAGGAAGAAAAAATGGCTAA
- a CDS encoding VanZ family protein, with the protein MDKLYKFGFFATLFVVEFLATTSRKITVNELFWDKTNHILAFFVLYVLLNLAFELKFWYKFVLLLAYGIQIELVQSLLPNRFFSLFDVLADSVGITLGAIFTIIFTKIKHEFILK; encoded by the coding sequence TTGGATAAGCTATACAAATTTGGCTTTTTTGCAACGCTTTTTGTGGTAGAATTTTTAGCTACAACTTCAAGAAAAATCACTGTAAATGAGCTGTTTTGGGATAAAACAAATCACATACTCGCCTTTTTTGTCCTTTATGTGCTTTTAAATTTAGCTTTTGAGCTTAAATTTTGGTACAAATTTGTGCTACTTTTGGCTTACGGCATACAAATTGAGCTAGTCCAAAGCCTCTTGCCAAATCGATTTTTTAGTCTTTTTGACGTGTTAGCCGACAGTGTCGGGATAACGCTTGGGGCCATCTTTACGATAATTTTTACAAAAATAAAACATGAATTTATACTTAAATAG
- the ftsY gene encoding signal recognition particle-docking protein FtsY, translated as MFDFIKKGFERTFGAINSAKKDKKITKDILEDMLLEADVAYEIIEEIIYYLPPQDEVKRADLKRVMSSYFIYENERKIADDKPFVDLILGVNGAGKTTTIAKLANLYKTSGKSVILGACDTFRAGAIEQLRQWSLKIDVPIVATQQGHDPSAVAFDTISSALAKDIDRVILDTAGRLQNQTNLANELSKIVRISSKAYEKAPHRKILILDGTQGNAGVAQAKAFNDIVRLDGVIITKLDGTPKGGALFGVARELELPILYIGVGESMNDLVKFNPDEFLDGLMDVIFG; from the coding sequence ATGTTTGATTTTATAAAAAAGGGTTTTGAGAGAACATTTGGTGCGATAAATAGTGCCAAAAAAGATAAAAAAATTACAAAAGACATCCTAGAAGATATGCTTTTAGAAGCCGATGTCGCTTATGAGATAATCGAAGAGATAATCTACTATCTACCACCACAAGACGAGGTAAAAAGAGCCGATCTTAAACGAGTAATGTCGAGCTACTTTATCTATGAAAATGAGCGTAAAATAGCCGATGATAAGCCGTTTGTAGATCTTATTTTGGGCGTAAACGGTGCAGGCAAAACCACAACCATCGCCAAACTAGCAAATTTATACAAAACAAGTGGCAAAAGCGTGATTTTAGGTGCTTGTGATACTTTTAGAGCAGGAGCTATCGAGCAACTTCGCCAATGGTCTTTAAAAATAGATGTGCCTATAGTAGCTACACAGCAAGGACATGATCCTTCAGCAGTTGCCTTTGATACGATAAGTTCGGCTCTTGCAAAAGACATCGATCGTGTAATACTTGATACCGCAGGAAGGCTTCAAAACCAAACAAATTTAGCAAACGAACTTAGCAAGATCGTAAGAATTTCAAGCAAAGCATACGAAAAAGCTCCACACCGTAAAATTTTAATCCTAGACGGAACGCAAGGTAACGCAGGCGTCGCTCAAGCAAAGGCTTTTAACGATATAGTTAGGCTTGATGGAGTTATCATCACAAAACTTGACGGTACTCCGAAAGGCGGAGCTTTATTTGGCGTGGCAAGAGAGCTAGAACTGCCGATACTTTACATCGGTGTCGGTGAGAGCATGAACGACTTAGTAAAATTTAACCCAGATGAGTTTTTAGATGGTTTAATGGACGTAATTTTTGGATAA
- a CDS encoding TlpA family protein disulfide reductase, producing MKFKNLSVAVLAIFLLLGCENKESSKDSAKIDTNSTESNLAQNAVKVDEKIDLKLLSNEIFSLQKRENGFDIKDNEKATLFVFWATWCPPCKAEIPHLNNLSEKYKKELNIIAVLLEDKNEDEIKAFAQKYQIKYDIAIGESNYLFEKAIGGIFALPSSALFDKNGDYASGYKGLVPEEMLERDIQKAIE from the coding sequence ATGAAATTTAAAAATTTAAGCGTAGCTGTTTTAGCTATATTTTTATTATTAGGCTGTGAAAACAAAGAAAGTTCCAAAGATAGTGCAAAAATTGATACAAATTCTACAGAGAGTAACCTCGCACAAAATGCCGTAAAAGTCGATGAAAAAATCGATCTAAAACTCTTAAGCAATGAAATTTTTTCACTGCAAAAAAGAGAAAACGGCTTTGACATAAAAGATAATGAAAAAGCAACTCTTTTTGTATTTTGGGCGACTTGGTGTCCACCGTGCAAAGCTGAAATTCCGCATCTAAATAATCTAAGTGAAAAATACAAAAAAGAGCTAAACATTATCGCTGTTTTGCTTGAAGATAAAAACGAGGATGAGATAAAGGCATTTGCGCAAAAATATCAAATCAAATATGACATCGCAATTGGCGAAAGTAATTATTTATTCGAAAAGGCAATAGGCGGTATTTTCGCCCTTCCGTCTTCTGCTTTATTTGACAAAAACGGCGACTACGCATCAGGATATAAAGGTTTGGTGCCTGAAGAGATGTTAGAAAGAGATATACAAAAGGCGATAGAGTAA
- a CDS encoding 5-formyltetrahydrofolate cyclo-ligase, protein MKKDIRIKNFKEMNKIIDHTAKAKHYAVLKTLLNLIELSKSKNILFFMPLRYEPDVYSIRHNLSKKCNIFIPFMVGLSLKMVKLKMPFVRSKFNVREPLSKKSSTRRLDMAVVPVIGVDATMARIGHGKGFYDRFFSGLSYRPKLIVFVQIKDFYIDKILSQDHDIRGDIYLTPKQNYIKRGIYDRDFNRLRSRCGGRWRRVSVC, encoded by the coding sequence ATGAAAAAAGATATAAGAATTAAAAATTTCAAAGAGATGAATAAGATAATAGATCATACGGCAAAAGCCAAGCATTATGCTGTTTTAAAAACTCTTTTAAATTTGATTGAATTATCAAAGTCTAAAAATATACTTTTTTTTATGCCTTTAAGGTATGAACCTGATGTTTATTCTATCAGGCACAATCTATCCAAAAAATGTAATATTTTTATTCCATTTATGGTAGGGCTTAGTTTAAAAATGGTAAAATTGAAAATGCCGTTTGTGCGCTCTAAATTTAATGTTAGAGAGCCTTTAAGCAAGAAAAGCAGCACTAGGCGGCTTGATATGGCTGTAGTTCCCGTCATCGGGGTTGACGCTACTATGGCAAGGATAGGACATGGCAAAGGTTTTTATGATAGATTTTTTAGCGGCTTATCCTATCGTCCGAAGTTGATAGTTTTTGTGCAGATTAAAGACTTTTATATCGATAAAATTCTTTCTCAAGACCACGATATTCGCGGCGATATCTATCTAACCCCAAAGCAAAATTACATAAAAAGAGGAATTTATGATAGAGATTTTAATAGGCTTAGGAGCCGGTGTGGTGGGCGTTGGCGCAGGGTATCTGTATGCTAA
- the rny gene encoding ribonuclease Y, translating into MIEILIGLGAGVVGVGAGYLYAKKINDANYNIFLEQAKAKAKVIEHEAELTLKNSKLAVQEAEFEAKKKYDEKTTKLQKDYSQKFDELNKKEQSLLNEQEILKENKALFEKDKNEAKLVYEEGLNLKVTYQNKVEEALKVLEHAAGLTEDEARDVVLKKVEEKSRADIAHIVRRCEEEAKREAKKRVNYILAQATSRFAGEFAAERLINVVNIKNDELKGRIIGKEGRNIKTLEMVLGVDIIIDDTPHAIILSSFNLYRRAIATRVIELLVEDGRIQPARIEDLHKKVTEEFEQSIQEEGENIVMDLGLNKIHPEIIKLIGKLKFRASYGQNALAHSLEVAHLAGIIAAETGGDEKLAKRAGILHDIGKALTHEFEGSHVDLGAEICKRYKEHPVVINAIYAHHGHEEATSVESAAVCAADALSAARPGARREVLESFLKRVEEIENIAKSKDGIKQAYAINAGREIRVIANAKLINDDEAVLVAKEIASEIEDKVQYPGEIKVSVIRETRAIDYAK; encoded by the coding sequence ATGATAGAGATTTTAATAGGCTTAGGAGCCGGTGTGGTGGGCGTTGGCGCAGGGTATCTGTATGCTAAAAAGATAAATGACGCTAATTATAATATATTTTTAGAGCAAGCAAAAGCAAAAGCAAAAGTCATAGAACACGAGGCAGAGCTTACACTTAAAAACTCAAAATTAGCCGTTCAAGAGGCTGAATTTGAAGCTAAGAAAAAATACGATGAAAAGACAACTAAGCTACAAAAAGATTATTCTCAAAAATTTGACGAACTAAATAAAAAAGAGCAGTCTTTGTTAAACGAGCAAGAAATTTTAAAAGAAAACAAAGCTTTGTTTGAAAAAGACAAGAACGAAGCCAAGCTAGTTTACGAAGAGGGTTTGAATTTAAAAGTAACCTATCAAAACAAAGTAGAAGAGGCGCTAAAAGTCCTAGAGCATGCAGCCGGCTTAACCGAGGATGAAGCTAGAGATGTGGTGCTTAAAAAGGTAGAAGAGAAGTCTCGTGCTGACATAGCGCATATCGTAAGAAGATGCGAAGAAGAGGCAAAGCGTGAAGCCAAAAAGAGAGTGAATTATATTTTAGCACAGGCCACATCGCGTTTTGCGGGCGAATTTGCAGCAGAGCGCTTGATAAATGTTGTAAATATTAAAAATGATGAACTAAAAGGCAGGATAATCGGCAAAGAAGGGCGAAATATCAAGACTTTAGAGATGGTTTTGGGTGTTGATATTATTATCGATGACACTCCGCATGCTATTATTTTAAGTAGTTTTAACTTGTATCGCCGCGCAATAGCTACACGTGTTATCGAGCTTTTGGTTGAAGATGGCAGAATTCAGCCAGCCAGGATAGAGGACTTGCATAAAAAAGTTACTGAAGAATTTGAACAAAGCATACAAGAAGAGGGAGAAAATATCGTTATGGACTTGGGACTTAACAAAATTCATCCTGAAATTATCAAGCTAATAGGCAAGTTAAAATTTAGAGCTAGCTACGGACAAAATGCCTTAGCTCATAGCCTTGAAGTAGCACATCTTGCAGGTATTATAGCTGCTGAAACAGGTGGAGATGAAAAACTTGCAAAAAGAGCTGGAATTTTACACGATATAGGTAAGGCCTTAACGCATGAATTTGAGGGCAGTCACGTTGATTTGGGTGCTGAAATTTGTAAGAGATACAAAGAACATCCGGTTGTTATAAATGCTATTTATGCACATCACGGACATGAAGAGGCAACAAGTGTAGAGAGTGCTGCTGTTTGTGCTGCCGATGCATTAAGTGCGGCAAGGCCTGGAGCTAGACGTGAAGTGCTTGAGAGTTTTTTAAAACGTGTTGAAGAGATAGAAAATATCGCAAAAAGCAAGGACGGTATAAAACAAGCTTACGCTATAAATGCGGGACGTGAGATACGAGTTATAGCAAATGCCAAGCTTATAAATGACGATGAGGCAGTGCTTGTAGCTAAAGAGATAGCAAGTGAGATAGAGGATAAGGTGCAATATCCTGGTGAGATAAAAGTAAGTGTAATACGCGAAACAAGAGCGATTGACTACGCTAAGTGA